In the genome of Stomoxys calcitrans chromosome 4, idStoCalc2.1, whole genome shotgun sequence, the window ttctgttcggtttggcAGAACCGCCTCTATCATCGGtgggtgtcggtgaggtgtaaccggtgcatggagtgggtataGTATAGGGTAGTTAACGACTTAAGCGGAATTTGCGGTTGGAAtatttggagcaatgtaacttatgCACCgttttaggcaagctgtggtctattgttaagtcactctcgaacccctgtAGACGGGATgataggacctcagtcacttttggcgacgtaaccgtgactgatccgaagagatgcgtcaGGTTGTTCAAACGTCAATTTGTTgtacatcccgagagtgacaggacaAGGAGAAGAGCCATTCATCGAATTCGTAGTCTCAGAGCCGatagacagccatcacaatttaccgtgggcaaatgtcatccgtggcgccaaattatccaaggcgttgggcccgacggaatctctacacttaTACTCAGgttaaggttaagccaagcgatcagccgacatacaattttttttaattttgagcaGTATTTGGCATTGGGGATGTTAAGTTGTTCtcttacattcattctttgtttacgtttcatcctatttgatgacattttcgatggacagatttgacatccctaatgatgttcatggggcctatccactttatgttttcgcaagtgacctaaccttctattagtaaaTCCTGACTTATactgaagaatatatatttaccTGGTGTTGAATACCTTACTTCTGTCCTCAAAttatctttgaacactcttatagttcccgatgtctggaaaatgggcagagtgatccctctactgaagcctggaaaagacccgagtttgggggagtcgtacagaccaatctcccttATTTCACCAGTAGCAAAAACGCTTGGGGCACGCTTACTACTAgagtttccattcgccgagcatcaacatgaatttcaaagactgcatagcacaacaactgctttgcaaaccatcaccgcacacatttgccgtggcttcaatctgcCCAGGACTGTCCtcttggcactggacctatcaaaggcattcgacacggtcagccatcattttttttaatataagtaaatatactcaaaagaaaaataaatatttttttcacaacatgcaactcaatcaatctgtatgaaataaaaaggtttgtgaaagaatgtgttgcgcttttggtcttgcaattacaacaacaatatttggataaaagtgaaagatgctgacaaaggcttttgggaagttgtgtttatttaacttataacagtgaaaatactacatttttctctttttaaagtgttttgtgtttcattatacATAAACTACGAAGGGGATGGTTTGattgaaattgcaaaaacatACATGCTCGTAAGCAGCCgataaattgtttgatgccttatttttttctatatgtaattggcaacattttggccaaagaaacccaaaaaatcaACCTTGTCAAACTCCCGAAAGAACGACTTTCGGAAATTTTTccgtaaaaaaaattgtagtacCCGCCTTTAGTACTAAACGCAAAATCAAAGTTGTACTTATTATTGATTTTGACAAACAGTGCACtcgatttatattgggttgcccaaaaagtaattgcggatttttcatatagtcggcgttgacaaattttttcacagcttgtgactctgtaattgcattcattcttctgtcagttatcagctgttacttttagcttgctttatgaaaaaagtgtaaaaaaagtatatttgattaaagttcattttaagttttattaaaaatgcatttactttcttttaaaaaatccgcaattactttttgggcaacccaatagttgttgCTCAACTGGTGCTACCTGatagtcatgcgaacagctgagtacaactttttcatttttgttttgattttgcaataaatctaaatgtcaaatgcttgttAACACAGGTGTGATCTTTTCAAAGATCTTTCAacgatgttctatttgatccgacATTTCACGCATAAGCAACAAGGCAGTAtcataatgatgaaaatacaactataaaatatatttgaagaagttaaattgtaaaacaacatttatttttaaaaccacTTTAACATTTGTATTTACGACATTTGCCAACAAAGAGTTGTTTTACTCATGACACAACTTATTAATTGCAACATGCCTGTTAATTTTGTCTTGGTTACCTGGCCATTCTGTCAGGATTTCCTGGTCATTATAGCATAGTTAATATCAAGATAAATTCATTTACAGTTGgcggcagttgcccaacaacaaaatattgagtgcactgtctgtcaaaatcaatgattagtgcaactctgattttgagtataattatgtgttatagttcttaactataatacacacaaacacaaccaaaactcgttgaaagATAGTGCATTTCGCGAGAAAAATTTGTATTCAACTGTTTACTAAGATATATTCAtatacaggtagtggcagttgcccaacaacaaaatattgagtgcactatctgtcaaaatcagtgattagtgcaactctgattttgtgttgtTATTTGTGTgtggtatggttcttaactataatacacacgcACAACTATagctcgttgacagatagtgcatttCGCGAGAAAagaattgtactcagctgttttcaTGGTTAATACGTTTTGATTTCAGCCGACGACTCGCCGCCGCTGATTATTTTTGCTTCACTCGTGACGCCGCCGTTTCATCGGGCTCGTGCGGCCTAGAATAGGACGCCGATTCCAGTAAAAAGATCGGCGGAGCCGAGATGAATGTTACTACTATAGTTTTGTGTTTAAATgaatcaaaatatttttctcatTTATCACCGTTTATTGTAAAATATATTCTCCGTTGTATTCATTATCATTTTGTAAATGATAATTGCTAAATAATACATGTTTCGATCAACGAAGCCAGCAGATACAACAAACTAACTGTTGACCCCAACAACAATCCACTAGCTTCGTGATTATTGAGAGCTACGACTTGCTCAATTAAAACAGTTCGAAACATCTATTTGTGTAGAGCAGACGTTTAAAGTTGATAAGTTAAGTTCATTTCTAAGTTACTATTGTTTTTGTGGTTGACCATGAGTTCGAGCAATAAAGATATACCGCCGTCAACGACTGCTGATACAAACGGTGCTTCCTCGAGCAGTGGCACTTTAACTAAGTTATCCAATCAATTGGCCACTTATCGAGTATTCGTTGTCACCTGGAATGTTGGCACCCGATTTCCAGACAATATTTCATTACGAAATTTATTGGGCATTAGCAATTCGGTCGAAGATCATCATTTGCCTGACATTTATGCAATTGGATTACAAGAAACAAATGTACAACCTCAGCAGCAAGTTATGGGACTTTTCAAAGAAGATCCCTGGACGGATAAAGCCAAGAAATTACTCAAGGACTTTGACTATATTCTTATTAAGAGTGAACAAATGCAAGGGCTCTTGATAAGCATATTTGTAAGAAGACAACACGTACCACACTTGTGTGATATTGAGCCTGAATTTACCCGCACTGGTTTCGGTGGAATTTGGGGAAATAAAGGAGCCGTTTCTGTGCGTTTCAACCTCTATGGATGTGCTTTAGTATTTGTGGTTGCCCACTTAGCTGCCCATGACCATCACTTAGACGAGAGGATTGAGGATTTCAAACAGATAATTGATAATCACCATTTTCACGTTCCTCGATATAGAGAAATTTATGATCACGACTATGTGTTCTTGTTTGGAGATTTGAATTTCCGTTTAATGGGCGAAGACTCGGCACAGGAAGTCCGTGACAAAGTAGTAaatgatgaggcgttggaggAACTTATGAAGCGGGATCAATTGTCATACGTCCGGCAACAAACACAAGAAGCATTCCAATTGCTGCAAGAAAGGAAGCCAGCGTTTCCACCAACTTTCAAATTTCACGAGGGTACTTCCGAGTACAACTTGAAGAGAAGACCTGCATGGACAGATCGTATATTGTATTCGGTACAACCGAACAATAAACAACCAAACATACATCTGGAAATCGAGCAATGTGCTTATAAGTCCCAGCCAGGCTACAATATAAGTGACCATAAGCCGGTAACAAGTGAATTCACTATTAAGTTATATCCCAATTATCGTGCAACTTGTGTGGAATTCAAGGATATCAGTGTATGGAAGATTGATGAGGAAAATACCGTAGAGTATAAAAAACCATTGGATTTCAAAGAACGTGATTTTGACTGGATTGGTATATTCCCTGCAAACTATGCCAGTCTCAAAGATTACGTATCATATGAATACGTCAAGCAAAGTGAGTCTCCTCCATCTACACCGGATACATCATCAGACCCATTCTTTGATAGCAATCCCTCACTTAAACGGCATAGCAAGCATCACCACAATCGGGAGCGTGTGCGAAGACAGCAGCAAGCCAATGAAGAACTGGTGCGACTCGATTTTGACGATGATGCAGAGCTTAAGGATGGCGAGGAATATGTGCTAATCTATTTTCATAATACGGGTTTGCGGGGCGTTACAAGTGTCGCTGGTATCAGTAATGTATTTCGAGCTGAAAAGAGGACTTCAACTCCTAAATTTTCCAGTGTTGATTAACAGAGATTTACATTTGCATTCGCTAGTGAGATATTGATGAAATAAAAAGCTTTTTATGTGGATGATGTAAAACTAGAAAACCTTGTAAGTACAAGTAGACTTTAATCAGTTTGCACGTTTTTTATATCATCACATATTGTGGAAATTGTTTTAGTTAACAAATCGAATCATTCTTCGCACTATGACTAGAAAAGAGGCTAAGCatgttgaatttcatggaattttaaaCCTTTTCAGCCGAATAGTCTTgcagggtttttttttattagaaccAACACCAATTTCCAATCTGGCATCAATAGCAGAGAAACGGCACGAATTCTCTTAATGGTTCAGTAAATATGACTACATATACCTGTTTTTAAAATGTTGAGTTGGCATTCGGTTGTACATTATGTATATAAAAAGTATTGTTCGGCGCATTTGAAATAGTCCTCAGGTTGTTGTAGttcctttatccttttttttactTGCTGGGTTCTGGTAAATATCCAGATGTAGGAACTCAGCAACCTGTTTGAGGTGCGTCCATATTGATCTGGTACTTTGTTGAGCAGGATTGTTTTGGCATACAAACAGAATAGTCCTTAGGTCATTTATTCAAACGATTCAACAAAAATGCTGAAACACTTTGTAAACGTAAAAGCTTTGTGATGACCAACTTTTGGCTGATATTGAATATGGGCTGACTTTCAAAATGTCAGCTGCATTATATTAGATCAATGTAGGGTAAGTGCTCCTAAGTCCGCTTTTAGTTAGAGGGTATCCATCAACAAGTGCGAATGTGTCgttcttaaaaaaaagttagTGGAAGTATCGACTTTATATGTTAAGAAAGCGTAGACCAAGGCGTATTAATCAGGTGGCCGCATCaacccaatcccatggcagccggttgtacgcaccggattgacccgatggaatcctcatcggcaagggctgccgcctcagtgtacgtgttcgtcttttttcgtcatgggagaggcacatcccggagtgccttctccgtacgctactggtccgtgccgggattgaaaagaaccccggaccctggttctgttcggtttgccagaaccgccttcatcatcggtcggtgtcggtgaggtgtaaccggtgcttggagtgggtacatttccgttcttgctctggcctaacttcgctacgggagtatagtcatactggctatgtcgctaggtactgtgcgaacatagccagcagtgggtcacaagcgtcgccgtcgtcgccttcggcgtcctcgtcgtcggactatgtgacccccccgacctctcccgtacggcaatttatgcaacgacagcaccctagccctactattgccaatcccaaggcagccggttgtacgtaccggattgacccgatgaagtccttcatcggcaagggctgccgcctcagtgtacaacacactgctacaacaacaactattgccaggccagtgccgggaagtgtatcgttcttgcagttaaactgcaacggactgcgtggcaagattgatgagatcgtagattttatgagccggaagagcatatcggtcgcagcgatccaggagacaaagctgaccaacacctgcagcttgcacagttgtcacggttacaatgtgctacgtaaggatcgttcaaggaatggaggtgggggattggccttcgttatacaccattccg includes:
- the LOC106084424 gene encoding inositol polyphosphate 5-phosphatase K, whose amino-acid sequence is MSSSNKDIPPSTTADTNGASSSSGTLTKLSNQLATYRVFVVTWNVGTRFPDNISLRNLLGISNSVEDHHLPDIYAIGLQETNVQPQQQVMGLFKEDPWTDKAKKLLKDFDYILIKSEQMQGLLISIFVRRQHVPHLCDIEPEFTRTGFGGIWGNKGAVSVRFNLYGCALVFVVAHLAAHDHHLDERIEDFKQIIDNHHFHVPRYREIYDHDYVFLFGDLNFRLMGEDSAQEVRDKVVNDEALEELMKRDQLSYVRQQTQEAFQLLQERKPAFPPTFKFHEGTSEYNLKRRPAWTDRILYSVQPNNKQPNIHLEIEQCAYKSQPGYNISDHKPVTSEFTIKLYPNYRATCVEFKDISVWKIDEENTVEYKKPLDFKERDFDWIGIFPANYASLKDYVSYEYVKQSESPPSTPDTSSDPFFDSNPSLKRHSKHHHNRERVRRQQQANEELVRLDFDDDAELKDGEEYVLIYFHNTGLRGVTSVAGISNVFRAEKRTSTPKFSSVD